One Triticum dicoccoides isolate Atlit2015 ecotype Zavitan chromosome 4B, WEW_v2.0, whole genome shotgun sequence genomic window carries:
- the LOC119293736 gene encoding histone-lysine N-methyltransferase family member SUVH2-like, with product MVRATVTAEADHLEVRTLVRRARLTFEAVRGIYHRGGRTRADMTALSTMLSQGLCLYRDVRIVGSIPGVFVGDVFSYRAELIVVGLHNQTQAGIGFIPANLVSEGHPVATSIVSSGGYLDDHDNGEVLIYTGSGGRPRHGVEHNTDQEFERGNLALAYSHKYGVEVRVIRSHDCDTSPSAKLYVYDGLYKVDSITYGPGKSGHEVCKFKLVRIPGQAPLGSKIWRSARDLTNTLDSNIRPRGYVTRDLSKGKEVIRVPVFNNVDRDLSPLGFEYIARPDFPPPPVLPGTARRLRCCQYATAACGGSWSSGSCACVRKNGGGGPAYNADGTLVRGRPVVYECGARCGCPASCSNRVTQRGMQHRLEVFRSRQTDWGVRALDLIQPGAFVCEFSGDVVTVDDDGHHASNAAGASTEWGGIVDPKKFPARWREWGDASAATLPDDAEEPPRFAQLAGPRPRYVLDVSRRRNFAPYISHSSAPNVFVQLVLRGDGNESYPRLMLFAMDTIPPLRELSIDYGIGQ from the coding sequence ATGGTGCGCGCCACCGTCACCGCGGAGGCCGACCACCTCGAGGTCCGCACTCTCGTGCGCCGGGCGCGCCTCACCTTCGAGGCGGTCCGGGGGATCTACCACCGCGGCGGCCGCACTCGCGCCGACATGACCGCCCTGAGCACGATGCTCTCCCAGGGCCTCTGTCTCTACCGCGACGTGCGCATCGTCGGCTCCATCCCGGGCGTCTTCGTCGGCGACGTCTTCAGctaccgcgccgagctcatcgtcgTCGGCCTCCACAACCAAACCCAGGCCGGCATCGGCTTCATCCCCGCCAACCTCGTCAGCGAGGGGCACCCCGTCGCCACCAGCATTGTCTCCTCCGGCGGCTACCTCGACGACCACGACAACGGCGAAGTCCTTATCTACACCGGCAGCGGCGGCCGCCCGCGACACGGCGTCGAGCACAACACCGACCAGGAATTCGAGCGCGGCAACCTCGCGCTCGCCTACAGCCACAAGTACGGCGTCGAGGTACGCGTCATCCGCAGCCACGACTGCGACACCAGCCCCAGCGCCAAGCTCTACGTATACGACGGCCTCTACAAGGTCGACTCCATCACCTATGGCCCCGGAAAGTCAGGCCACGAGGTCTGCAAGTTCAAGCTCGTGCGCATCCCCGGCCAGGCTCCGCTCGGCAGCAAAATCTGGCGCTCTGCCCGGGATCTCACGAACACGCTCGACTCCAACATCCGGCCGCGCGGCTACGTCACGCGAGACCTGTCCAAGGGCAAGGAGGTGATCCGTGTCCCCGTCTTCAACAATGTGGATCGAGACCTCTCTCCCCTCGGCTTCGAGTACATTGCCCGCCCTGACTTCCCGCCGCCCCCGGTGCTGCCCGGGACGGCGAGGCGTCTCAGGTGCTGCCAGTATGCTACGGCGGCGTGCGGCGGGTCGTGGTCATCTGGCAGTTGCGCCTGCGTGAGGAAGAATGGCGGAGGCGGCCCGGCGTACAATGCCGACGGGACGCTCGTCAGGGGAAGGCCGGTGGTGTACGAGTGCGGCGCGCGGTGCGGGTGCCCTGCGAGCTGCTCGAACCGGGTGACGCAGCGAGGGATGCAGCACCGGCTGGAGGTGTTCCGATCGAGGCAGACAGATTGGGGCGTCAGGGCACTGGACTTGATCCAGCCGGGCGCCTTCGTCTGCGAGTTCAGCGGAGACGTGGTCACCGTGGACGACGACGGTCACCACGCAAGCAATGCCGCCGGCGCGTCGACTGAATGGGGCGGCATCGTCGATCCGAAGAAGTTTCCGGCGAGATGGAGGGAGTGGGGAGACGCCTCCGCGGCCACGCTTCCGGACGACGCCGAGGAACCTCCCCGATTCGCGCAATTGGCAGGGCCGCGCCCGCGCTACGTGCTCGACGTGTCCCGGAGGAGGAACTTTgctccctacatcagccacagcagCGCCCCGAACGTGTTCGTCCAGTTGGTGCTCCGTGGCGACGGCAACGAGTCGTACCCTCGTCTGATGTTGTTCGCCATGGACACCATCCCGCCGCTGCGGGAGCTGAGCATCGACTACGGCATCGGTCAGTGA